In Streptomyces venezuelae, the sequence AGGGGGTGTCGAAGGGGTCGGCGGTGACCCGGCCGCCGAGCCGCTGGACCATCGCGACCGACTGGTCGCAGTCCGGGACGGCGAAGTAGGCGAGGAAGTGCGCGGGCATGGCCTCGGGAAAGGCGTCGGTGATCAGGCTGCGGCCGAGGACGGCGGTGTCCGTGCCGGGTGCGGTCCCGGGCGGGGACCAGATGCGGTACTCGACGCCGGCGTCGTCCTGGTCCTGCGGGACGTAGCCGAAGACCTTGGCGTAGAAGGCGTCGACGGCGTCCCGGGCGCGCGTGTAGACCTCGCTCCAGCAGTACGTGTACGGCTCCTGCTGGGCGTCGAACCCGTGGTGGGTGCCGGGCTGCCACAGGCCGAAGACGGCGCCGCCGGGGTCGGCGGCCATCGCCGCGGTGCCGTACGGGCCGACCGGCATCGGGTCCATGACCATCTGCCCGCCGGCGGCGCGGATGCGCTGGGCACAGGCGTACGCGTCGGTGGTGTAGAGGTAGATCCCCCAGACGGTGGGCATGCGGCCGTCGGGCTTGGGGGCGAGGGCGGCGACGTTGCGGCCGCGGCTGTAGGCCTGGGTGTAGTGGCCGTACTCGGCGCCCGCGCTGTCGGCGAAGGTCCACCCGAAGAGCTCACCGTAGAAGCGCTTGCCCGCCTCGACGTCCGGAAGCGAAGCGTCCACCCAGCAGGGTGCGCCTTCCGCG encodes:
- a CDS encoding VOC family protein, with translation MAAFAEGAPCWVDASLPDVEAGKRFYGELFGWTFADSAGAEYGHYTQAYSRGRNVAALAPKPDGRMPTVWGIYLYTTDAYACAQRIRAAGGQMVMDPMPVGPYGTAAMAADPGGAVFGLWQPGTHHGFDAQQEPYTYCWSEVYTRARDAVDAFYAKVFGYVPQDQDDAGVEYRIWSPPGTAPGTDTAVLGRSLITDAFPEAMPAHFLAYFAVPDCDQSVAMVQRLGGRVTADPFDTPYGRIAVVADNQGAVFGLLSEPRTKPDA